The window ATCGCCGCGGCGAACGCGTAGCCGATGAAGTAACCGCGCGCGCTGGCGATCTTGACCTCGGGATGATCGAGCGGATCGTGATTATCGTGGGACATCAGATGGCACCCCTCAGATAGACGAAGGAAAACACGCACACCCAGATCACGGCCTGGAAGTGCCAGAACAGCTTGAGGTTGAGCAGCCGGTAGACGATGTCGCCCTTGAAGCCGTCAGTGGCGACCTGGATCAGCATGACGATCATCCAGATCAGGCCGAACACCATGTGCACGCCGTGGGTGAGGACGATGGTCCAGTAGGCCGACAGGAATCCGCTGCGCGCCGGGACGGCGCCCTGGGCCACCAGGTCGACGAACTCATGCGTATCCATGCCGATGAAGACCACGCCCAGCGCGAAGGCGACGAACAGCCAGAACAGCACGCCCGACTGACTGCCGTGCTTGAGCGAGTTCATCGCCAGGCCGTAGGCGAACACGCTGGAGAACACCACCAGGGTTTCCCAGAAGGCGTACAGGGGATGGACGATGTCCCGGGCCGTCGGGCCGCCTGCAGTGTGGTGTACGTAGACGCCGTAGGACGCGAACAACGCCGCGAAGATCATCGCGTCGCTGATCATGTACAGCCAGAACCCGAGGGTTCGGGTCGAAATCACATCGTGGCCGTGGTGCTCGTAGTCCCAGAGCGAGGCATTGCCGGGATCGACGGTCTCTGCGCTGTGTGAACTCATGATTCGCTACTCCAAACGTAAGCTTTGACAATAAACAACCGGTTCCTATCCCTGCGCGTTCCCCGGCGTGTCTGCGTCGGGGAACGGCGGGAAGCGTTCAGTCGCCCTTGAGTTTGTTCCACGGCGCCCGCGACGCGGCCGGCACACCGCCGCCCACGGCGCCGCCACCGACCTTCTCGCCGGCCGATTCGACTTCGCGTGCACGGTCCAGGTAATCCTGTTCCATGGCGGCAACCTCGGCGGCGGGAATGATGTAACCCGTATCCTTCTCGAAGGAGCGGACGACGATGGCGACGATGATGGCCAGGAAGCTGAGACCGGCCAGCCACCAGATGCGCCAGATCAGGGCGAAGCCGAGCACCAGCGACAGCATGCCGAGAATCAGCGGCACCATGGTGTTCTTGGGCATGTGAATGTCCACGTAATGATCGGGCTTGAGGCTGTCCAGCTTGTTCTCCCGGCGCCAGGCCCACTCGTCACGTGCATGCACCATGGGCGTGACGGCGAAGTTGTAGAACGGCACCGGCGAATGCGTGCCCCACTCCAGGCTGCGCGAGGTACCCCAGGCATCCGCGCCGACCCGCAGGTCGTGGCGGTTGCGGATGCTGACCACGACCTGCGCCAGGAAGAAGAACACCGACACGGCATAGAAGCCGACACCCACCAGCTCCGCCAGGATCAGCGGATACCAGGCCGGATGCGAGATGTAGTCCAGGCGGCGCGTCATACCCATGAAGCCGAGGATGTACATGGGGATGAACACCATGATCGAGCCCAGGGTGAAGGACCAGAAGAAGCGCTTGCCGAGACGTTCATCCAGCTTGAAGCCGAACACCTTGGGGAACCAGAAGGTGACGCCGGCAAACGCGGCGTAGGCCACCAGCAGGAACATGTTGTGGAAGTGCGCGATCACGAACACGCTGTTGTGCACGATGTAGTTGATCGCGGGCACCGCCAGCATCATGCCGGTCATGCCGCCGCTGATCAGCAGGAAGATGGTGCCGATCGCCCACAGCATCGGGGTGTCGAAACGCAGACGTCCGCGATACATGGTGAACAGCCAGTTGAACACCTTCACCCCGGTGGGGATGCCGACCAGCATGGTGGCGATACTGAAGTAGGCGTTGACGTTGGGGCCGGCACCCATGGTGAAGAAGTGATGCAACCACACGCTCCAGGACACCGCGGCGATGGCCATGGAGGCGACCACCATGGTGACGTAGCCGAACAGAGTCTTTTGCGAGAAGGTCGGGACGATCTCGGAGATCATGCCGAAGGCCGGCAGCACGACGAAGTACACCTCCGGGTGACCCCAGATCCAGAACAGGTTGGTGTACATCATCAGGTCGCCGCCGAGGCTGGCGGTGAAGAAGTGCGTGCCGAGATAGCGGTCGAAGGTGAGCAGCGCCAGCGTCACGCCGAGCACGGGGAAGGACGTCAGCGCGATGATGTTGGTCGCCAGGGTGGTCCAGCTGAACACCGGCACGCGGCCCCAGGTCATGCCCGGCGCGCGCATCTTGATGATGGTGGCGATCAGGTTGACCGCACCCAGCGTGGTGCCCACGCTGCCGATCTGGATAGACCATATCCAGTAGTCCACCCCGACCCCCGGACTGTACGGCAGCTCCGTGAGCGGTATCAGCCCCACCCAGCCGGCGTGCGAGAAGTCGCCGACGAACAGCGAGATCATCACCAGCGCCGCGGCCGAGACCGTCAGCCACAGGCCGAGCGCGTTGAGATAGGGATAGGCCATGTCGCGCGCGCCGATCTGCAGCGGCACGACGATGTTCATGATGCCGACCAGGATCGGCGTCACCGCCAGCAGAATCATGATCATGCCGTGCGCGGTGAATACCTGATCCAGATGATACGGCGGCAGGTAACCGTGCGCGGCGCCCATGAAGCCCGGCGAGCTGGCGCCCACGGCCATGGCCTGCTGGGTGCGGATCATCACCGCGTCGAAGAAGCCGCGGAACAGCATCACCAGGCCGACGATGATGTACATCACGCCGATCTTTTTGTGATCCACGGTGGTGAGCCAGTCGCTCCACAGCGTGCGCCACTTGCCCGCGCAGGTCAGCCAGAACAGGGCGATGGCGCCGCCGACCAGGGACAGCTCGAAGGCGAAAAAGATGACGGGGTTGTTGTACTGATACTGGAGAATAAGGCCGAGGCGCCCGAAGATCGGATCCCATGGCCCTTGGAGGTTCACAAGCATGGTTGTACTCCGTTCTTAGTTGGTGCGTTCGGTGAATTCAGGTGCCTGCATGTTTTCCGTGAAGGCATAGGGCGTCGGATAGACCTTGCCCGCCTTGACCTCCTGGATCACATGTTTGAACAGACCGGGCTGGACGTTCGCGAAATACACGCTCTTGCCGCTGGTGTTCACGGTGGGCTGGGCGAATTTGTCGAATGCGGCGTAGGTCAGCTGCGCCTTGGCGCCCTTCACGCCGGCCACCCATTGCCCGAACTGCTGTTCGTTCAGCGCCTTGACCTTGAAGTCCATCCAGGAAAAGCCCGGACCGCTCAACGTCGCCGCCAGGCCGTGATACTCGCCCGTGTGATCGGCGATCATCGCCTGTTTGGTGCGCATGCCGGGCATGGCGTAGATCTGGCCCACCAGCTGGGGAATGAAGAAGTTGTTGGTGACGGTGGTCGAGGTCAGGCGGAAGTGCACCGGCACGTGGGTCGGCACAACCAGTTCGTTGGCGCTGGCGATATGCAGCTTGGGATATACGAACAGCCACTGCCAGTCGGTTGAGATCACATCGACCTCGAGCGGCGCGATGCCCTGCCGCGTGGTTTCGACCACGCTCTTCTTGGCGAGGACCTCGGGACCGTAGGGATTCACGGCGTGGATGCCGACGTAGGAGTAATAGCCGAGTATCGCGACGATCACCAGAGGCACGCCCCAGACGACAAACTCCAGCACGTTGGAATGCGCCCAACCGGGTTCGTGCCGGGCCTGCGCCGCGGCGCGGTAGCGCCACAGGACCCAGATGGTCAACGCGGTCACCGGAATGATGACGACCAGCATCACCAGCACATCCAGAATCATGTAGTGCAGCTCTGCGCTGGCGATCGGCCCCTTGGGATCGAACAGCCAGTAGTGCTTATCACTGCAACCGCTCAACAACAGCAACGGAAACAGTGCGAGCATGCGTGTCATACGCGGGAAAACCTGCCATCTCGTCATCAGTCGCCTTCCTCTAAACGCGTGAAGGAGCGAATGGGGCAACTCGTGTTCTGCTGTGAGATTGATGACCAAATGGCTAACGGCGTCAGGGCCGCCAACATCACCGTACCGTTCCCCAACGATCCGGTTTTCGTCATGCACTGAGCAACAACGGCGTAACAACTGCGCGTTTAAAACTTCAGGGTGTACTTGCCGCTCATCCCACAGCCCCATTCGCCAAGTCCGTTAATTACGGCGGTTCCGTCTGCACAACGACGGATTCCCGCCAGCCCGTTGGCTTCAGCCTTGGAGTCTGTGTAGTCGCCCGGGTCAGGCATCCATGCGCATGTGCAGCGCGCCGCATCCGGATTCGCCCGCGGGCGGGCAAAACCGTTCGAGACACGCGTGCTGAAGTGACACCAACACCGCCCCCTCAGGTTGGTGATGGCTGGCTTATTGCCCCGCGCCGCCGCTTCGGCCGCCTGGTTCAATTCCGCCGATAACCCGGTTTTTTCAAACCTCGAACGGGTCTGATATGCGCGGCCGATAAGAATTCCATAAAAATTTAATATTCGAGCATAAGAAATCCCTTAAATGACAACGGGTTAGCAGGCCGATTTACGCTAAGCCATTAAATTTAAAGGAAAAATACAGATCAGAAATTACGTCCGACCGCATTGAAACAGATCAAGTTCGATGAAAAAAATATTTACCGGACGCGGAATTCGCGGTGCCACAGGGCCATGACCACATCCTGTTCAGGGATATTGACGGCGCCGGGAGGGGGGATTTGCCGCCAAGAAACGGCGGCAGGTGGCAGGCCGTTGGAATCGGACCGGGCCCGGCCGCACAGGAGTCAGCCCGGCGGGCCTTCCAGCAACTCGCGGATTATGCCAAGCAACCGTTCGGTGACGCCCCGATTGGATTCGACCACCTGACGCCCGCTTTCCCCGATGTGACGTCGCTTGTCGTCATCCGTGAGCAGGTCTTCCAGCCAGGCGGCGATGGCGACGGTATCGTCGGCGTGCACCGCGGCGCCGGCCTGAAACAGGCGCGCATAGACCTCGTTGAAGTTGAAGATGTGCGGACCGGTCAGCACCGGGAGGCCGAGCGCGGCGGGCTCGAGCGGATTGTGTCCACCGATGGGAATCAGGCTGCCGCCGACGAAGGCCGCGTCCGCCGCGGCATACAGAGCCAGCAGTTCGCCCAGGGTATCGCCGACCAGCACCTGGGTATCCGGGGCGCATGCGGCGCCGGTGCTGCGCCGCATGGAACGCAGGCCCTGCTCCCTGCACAGCGCGGCGACCTCATCGAAGCGTTCCGGATGGCGCGGCACCAGAATCAGGAAGGCATCGGGCAGTTTTTCGAGCACGCGGTGATGCGCGTCGAGCAGGATATCGTCCTCACCCGCATGGGTGCTGGCGGCAATCCACACCGGCCGGCTGCCCAGACCTTCGCGCAATGCCTGTCCCTGCGCGACCTGTTCCTCCGGCACCGAGATGTCGAACTTGATGTTGCCGGTCTGCTGCACCCGCTCGCCTGGCGCGCCCAGCTCCAGAAAGCGCTGCGCATCCTGTTTGCCCTGCGCCGCGATGTGACTGATGTGCCAGAGGGTGCGGCGGGTGAGCGAAGCGAAGCGCGCATAACCGCGCGCGGACCGCTCGGACAGACGGGCATTGGCGATCATCAGCGGGATGTCGCGCCGGGCGCAGGCGGCAAACAGGTTGGGCCAGAGCTCGGTTTCCATGATCACGGCGATCAGCGGGCGCGTCTTGCGCAGGAAGCGGCGCACCACGTGCGGCAAGTCGTAGGGCAGATAGCAGTGATCCACGCTGTCGTGAAACAGCCGCCGGACCTGAGCCGAACCGGTAGGCGTGGTCGTGGTCACCAGGATGCGGTGGCCGGGGAATTCCGACTGCAGACGGCGGATCAGCGGCGTACTGGCGATGACCTCACCCACCGAAACGGCATGCACCCAGATGCGCGGCACGTTGGGCAGCCGCGGGTAATGCGCGAAACGTTCGGCGATGCGGCGGTGATAATCGGGATTGGCGCGACCGCGCCAGTACAGGCGCGCAATCACCAGGGGAGTCAGCAGATAAAGCAGCAGGCTATACAGGATGCGCATGCGTTGGACTTGAGATGTTCGGGATTGATGGTGCCCAGCACCACGCTGCTCACGCCGGGCTGGGAGAAGACGAAGCGCAGCGAGGTCTCGACCGGATCGCCGCCCTCCAGGCGATGCAGATGACCGCTCATGAACGCCTTCTTGATCAGCACACCCTTGTGGTGGGTGGCGGCAGCCTCGAGCACCGGCAGCTCATCGGTGTATTCGGGATTGCAGGTGGCCATGACGATGTCGCAATGCTCCACCACCCACAGACCGCCTTCGACGGTCTTGGTGGACATGCCATAAGCACGGATCAGACCTTCCTGCTTGAGCCTGTCCAGCGTTTCCAGCACCGGCTCTTCATGAATGATGCGCATGTCGTCGCCGTCGGAGTGCACCAGCACCGCATCGATGTAATCGCGACCCAGGCGTCTGAGGCTGCGCTCGATGCTCGCGCGGGTTCCCGCGGCGCTGAAGTCGAAGCTCGACTGCCCGTCTTCGAAGCTTTCGCCCACCTTGCTGACGATGATCCAGTCGCCGGTGTCGGGCAGCAGCTTGCCGAGACGTTCCTCGCTGGTGCCGTAGGCGGGCGCGGTGTCGATGAGGTTGATGCCCAGCTCGCGCGCCAGGGCCAGCAGGTCGCGCACCTCGGCATCGTCCGGCAGCTCGAAACCACTGGGATATTTCACGCCCTCGTTGCGGCCGATCTTGACTGTCCCCAACCCCAGGACGCTGACCTGCATGCCGGTGCTGCCCAACGGCCTCAGCTCCATGTGCGGCCCTCCACGTCCCACGGGTAGGGGGCAACCTCGGGGCGCGGCCATTCATCCAGTCCCGGCAGTCCCTCTGCCTGCGTGGGCGTATCCAGTCCCAGCCCGTCCATGACCATCTCGGCCAGACGCGGAGCCAGGGCCAGCTTGGTCGGCCAGGCCACGCCGACCGGGCCGGACCAGTTCAGGACGGGCAGGTCCGGCCGATGCCCGCCGGGCTGGCGGCCCTCCGCGCGGTCGACCCGCAACGTGGCCCATTCGGTATGGGCGAGATCGACCCAGGGCAGGATCTCCGCCAGTTCCGCATGCGCGGCATGAAGCTGTTCGTCGTGGGTGCGGTTGGCGCCGATTTCGGCTACCTGCCCGCCGACGTACCAGACCTGTCGCCCGGCGCGGTCGCGGTTGCTGGTGATGGTGGCACGCGGATTGGCGCTGACGCCCAGGCAATGGGCGTACAACGCGGGCAGTTCGCCGCGCACCATGACCATCTGCAGCGGGCGGCGCTGCATGGGTGCGGCAGCGGCCGGCAGGGCGCGGGCCAGTGCTTCGTTGCCCGCCCCGGCGGTGAGGATCACGCGTCGCGCCCGCAGGCTCAGTTGCTCGCCGCTTGGCGCGCGCACCGCCATGCGTACCCCGTCGTCGCCTATCTCGAGCCTGACCGCATTCGGATCGATATGCAGCAAGCTGTCGGCATACGCGTCACTGAAGGCGCTGAGCAGGGTTCGCGTGTCGAGCACCGGCTCGTCGAGCTGATAGAGGCTGCCGTGAAAGGCGCGCTCGGCGAACGGTTCGGGATGCCGGTCGCGTTGCAGCGGCTGCATACGCGCCTTCATCGCCTTGCCCGCAAAAAAACCGGTGAGCTTCGAACCCAGCGACTCGGTGGTCCACAGGTACTGATGTTCGGAAAGAATCGTGGCCCGGCTGAGATCCGGTTCGCCCTGCCCCTGCAGGGCGGCGCGCCAGATGCCGGGCATGGCGCCGATGGCCTCGGCGGCCCCGCTCAGCTTGCCCGTGAGGGAATACTTGGTGCCGCCATGGATGATGCCCTGCGAGGCCACGGTCTGACCGGGGCCGAGGGCATGCCCTTCGCACAGCACGCACGAGAACCCGGCGTGACGCAGACGGGCCAGCAGCCACAATCCGGCGATTCCACCGCCGACAATGGCTACGTCGACCTGTGCCTCGCTGGTCACTCTCAATCTTCCCGCGGCCTGCTTTGAATCCGCGCGATGGTACCGGTGGTGGACACACCTTCTATATAAGAGAGCACCACGACCTCGCCACCCGCCTCGCGCACGCAGCGGTTGCCGGGAATCTTGTCGGGATCGTTGTCGCCGCCCTTGACCAGGAAATCGGGATTGACCGCGCAGATCAGGCGTTCGGGCGTGTCCTCCCCGAACGGCACCACCCAGTCCACGGCCTGCAGGGCGGCCAGCACCGTCATGCGATGCTCCACCGGATTGACCGGCCGTGTCTCGCCCTTGAGCCGGCGCACGGATTCGTCGGTATTCACCGCCACGATGAGGCGGTCGCCCAGCGACCGGGCCTGGTTGAGATAGGCGACGTGGCCGGCGTGCAGGATGTCGAAGCAGCCGTTGGTCATGACGATGCGCTCGCCGTGCGCGCGCGCGTCTTCGACGGTCTCGAGCAGTTGCTCTTCCGTCATCACCCCGCGCAGGGCGTTTTCGTCTTCCTGCAGGGCACGACGGATCTCGGCCACGCTCACGGTGGCGGTGCCGACCTTGCCGACCACCACGCCGGCGGCCGTGTTGGCGAAGACCGTCGCCTGCGGCTCGCTGGCGCCGGCGGCCATGGAGGCGGCCAGCACCGAGATCACGGTATCGCCCGCGCCGGTGACGTCGAACACGTCGCGCGCGCGGGTGGGCAGGTGCAGGGGCTCCTCGCCGGTGCGCAGCAGGGTCATGCCGCGCTCGCTGCGGGTGATGAGCAGGCCCTCCAGGGCGTGGCGGGCCATGAGCTCCATGCCGCGCTGTACCAGCAGCTCCTCGTCATCCCCCACCGGTCCGACCACCGCCTCGAACTCGCGCAGGTTGGGGGTCACCAGGGTCGCGCCGTGATAATCGGCGAAGTCGTTGCTCTTGGGATCGACCAGCACCGGCAGGCCGCGTTCGCGCGCCAGGCGGATCAGCTCGCGTATCGGCTTGAGCGTGCCCTTGCCGTAGTCGGACAGCACCACGACGTCGGCCTGGTCCAGGGCACGCTCGAAGGTGCTGCCCAGGGCCTGATGGTCGGCCGCGGCGAAACCGCCCTCGAAATCGAGCCGGATGAGCTGCTGATGGCGGCTCAGGATACGCAGCTTGGTGATGGTGGGCTGACCCTCGACCCGCACGAAGCGACAGTCGACGCTGGCCTGGTTCATCAGGCGTTCCAGGCTGTCGGCGGCCTCGTCATAGCCGGCCATGCCGACCAGGGTGACATGACCGCCCAGGGCGGCGATGTTGAGGGCCACGTTGCCGGCGCCGCCGGGACGTTCTTCCGCACCGCCGACATGCACCACCGGCACCGGGGCCTCCGGCGAGATACGCGAGGTGTCGCCGTGCCAGTAGCGGTCGAGCATGATGTCGCCGACCACCAGGACGCGGGCGCGGGTGTAATCAGGGATCTGGAGTTTCATGGGTTAGCCCGTAATCGGCGCGCATAATAGCACAGCACCACTGGTTTCCCTGTCCCTCCCCGCCCCGGTCCAGTAAAATTCGGCGTTTGGGCTAAGCAGTTGTATCTTGTGTCAAAAGCATCGTTCCAACCCGCGCTGTTGCATCCGCGCCACTGGCCGGTCTGGCTCATTGTCGGCCTCCTGCGGCTGCTGCTGTTGCTGCCTTTTCGCGTCCAGCTGGCGCTGGGCCGCGGCATCGGCCGGCTGTTCCTGCTGCTCGGCAAACGCCGCGCACGCATCGCGCGCATCAATCTCGAATTGTGTTTTCCCGAACTGAGCGCGGAGGAGCGCGAACACGTGCTGCGCCGGCATTTCGAATCCGTCGGCATCGGCGTCTTCGAACTGGGCATGGCGTGGTGGGCCTCCGACCGGCGCATGAAACGCCTGGTGCACATCGAAGGCCTGGAACACCTGCGCGAGGCCTTCGCGCAGGGCAAGGGCGTGATCCTGCTGTCCGCGCACTTCACCACCCTGGAGATGGGCGGCCGCTTCCTGGCGTTGCAGGCGCCCGACCTGCCCATGGCCGCCTTGTACCGCCAGAACGAAAATCCGGTGCTGGAGCACCTGATCATCACCAAGCGCACCCAGCTGTGGGGCAGACCGATTCGGCGCGAAGACGTGCGCACCATGCTGCGCACGCTCCGGGACGGCAAGATCGTGTGGTACGCATCGGACCAGAACTTCGGCCACAAGGGCAGCGTGTTCGCGGACTTCTTCGGCGTGCCCGCCGCCACCAATACGGCCACCACCCGCCTTTCCGGCATGACCGGTGCGCCGGTGGTGCCGTTTTTCACCCGCCGCCTGGACGACGGCAGCTACGTACAGACCATCTCCCCGCCGCTTGAGGATTTCCCGGGCGAGAACCCCGAGGCCGACGCCACGCGCATCAACCTGATCATCGAGGACTGGGTGCGGCAGGCACCGGAACAGTATTTCTGGCTGCACCGGCGCTTCAAGGACCGGCCCGGCGACGAGCCGCGGTTTTACTGATTCATGCGCATCCTGGTCATCAAATTCCGCAACATCGGCGACGTGCTGCTGACCGCGCCGCTGGTCTCCACCCTGCGCCATGCCGCCCCCGACAACCGGGTGACGGCACTGGTCAAGGCGGGGACGGAGGCCATGCTGGAAGGACATCCCGACCTCGAAGAGGTGCTGGTTTATCCGTCGCGCGGGAAGGGGGAATCGCGTTTCGCCTTCTTTCGGCGCCAGCTGCGCTTTTTCCGCGAACTGCGCGCGCGGCGTTTCGACCTGGCCATCACCACCACGGAAGGCGACCGCGGGGTGATCGCGGCCTGGCTGTCGGGCGCCAGGTGCCGCCGCGGACCGTTCCGCCCCGGCAAGGACAAGCTGTTCCGCCGCCTGTTGCTGACCCGGGCGGTGCGACCGCGTCCCGGCAGGCTGCACACGGTGATGCGCAACCTGGAGCTTCTTCCAGAGGAAATGGGCCCGCCACGGACCGAAGTACAGCTGACGGTATCCGAAGCGGACCGGCAGTTGGTCAGGACGCTGCTGAGCGAGGCGGGCTGGCAGCCGGACCGGCCGCTGGTCCATGTGCACCCGACCTCGCGCTGGTTCTTCAAGTGCTGGACCGATACCGCCATGGCGGCCGTCATCGATCATCTCATCGAGCACCTCGGCGTGCAGGTGGCGCTGACCTGCGGCCCCGACAAGCGCGAACGCGCCAAGCTGGACGAGATCATGCGCCTGTGCCGTCAGCATCCCATCGACCTGGGCGGGCGGCTCACCCTCAAGCAGACCGCGGCGGTAAGCGGCCTGGCGCGGCTGTTCTTCGGCGTGGATACCGCGCCCATGCATATGGCCGCCGCCATGGGCACGCCGGTGGTGGCCCTGTTCGGCCCTTCCGGCGCCTTCGACTGGGGCCCGTGGCCGAACGGCTGGCAGGGCGACGATACGCCTTATCCTTCGCGCTGCGGCTCGCAAAGCGCCGGTCCGCATCACGTCATTCAGCAGCCGTGGTCGTGCGTGCCCTGCGGCGAGGACGGCTGCGGCGGCAGCAAGCGCTCGGACTGCCTGGAACACCTGTATCCTGAAGAGGTTCTGCCCGTGCTGGAGGCGGCGCTCGGCAAATGATCACCGTATTGCACACCGAATCCTCGCTGGGCCTGGGCGGCCAGGAAAAGCGCATCCTGCGCGAACTGGAACTGATCGACCGCAGCCGTTTCCGCCCGCTGTACCTGTGCCAGCCGGGCGCCAAGTCCATCGCACCCGCCGAGGCGCTGGACGTGCCCGTCTCGACGATACGCATGCGCAACGCCTTCAACCCGGTGACGATTCTCGGCATCGCGCGGCTGCTGCGCCGCGAGCGGGTGGACGTCGTACACACACACAGCTCGCGCGATGCCTGGCTGACCGGCATGGCGGCGCGGCTGGCCGGCATCCCGGTGGTGCGCACCCGTCATCTGCAGACCCCGATCGGCGGTCCGTTCGTCTACGCCAGGCTGGCCGACCGGGTGGTGACCGTCAGCGGACAGGTGCGCGAATACCTGGTCTCCGAAGGCGTACCCGCCGATCAGGTGCTGAGCATCCCGACCGGCATCGACCTGCAGCGCTTCGATCCCGACCGCAACGACCTGAAGGACATTCGCACCGAGTTCGGCATCGCGCCCGATGCGTTCGTGATCGGCATCATCGCCGTGCTGCGCAAGGCCAAGGGGCACCACCACCTGCTCGCGGCCTTCGCTCGCCTGGCCGCCGACCATCCGCGCCTGCACCTGCTGATCGCCGGCGACGGACCGCAGTGGGACAACCTGCACGCCCTGGCCGAACAGCTCGAGCTGGGCGACCGCGTCACCTTCACCGGCCATCGCACGGACGTGCCGGATATCCTCAACGCCCTGAACCTGTTCGTGCTGCCCTCGCACATGGAGGCGCTCGGCACCGCCCTGCTGGAGGCCATGGCCATGGGCGTGCCCGTCGTGGCTTCCGACGTGGGCGGCATTCCGGAGGCCGTGGGCGAAGCCGGTGTGCTGTGCGCCGCCGAGGATACCGACGGCCTGGCCGCGGCCGTGCAGGGCGTGGTCGACGACGACACCCTGCGCCTCACCCTGATCGAACAGGGCCGCTACCGGGCGCGCGAACTGTACGACCAGAATCTGATGGTCCGCAGACTCGAAGACCTGTACGAATCCCTGCTGGGCAAGCATCAATGAACGCCCGCATCGTCCCTGTCCTGATGTATCACCACGTCACGGCCGAGCCGGGGCTGGTGACGGTCAGCCCCGAACATTTCGAGCAGCAGATGCGCTGGCTGAAGACGCGCGGCTATCACACGGTTCGCGCGGACGAACTGCTCGGCTTCGTGCGCGGCGAACAGGCGCTGCCCGCACGCAGCGTGATGATCACCTTCGACGACGGCTACCTGGACAATTACGTGCACGCCTATCCCGTGCTGCAGAAGCTGGGACTGCATGCGGTGATCTTCGCCGTCACGCGCTGGATCGGAAACGGCGCGACCCGCCCCCATGCCGGTCAGCCGGGTGAACCGCCCGCAACACCCGGACACAAGGCCTGCAAGCACGCCATTGCCGAAGGACGCGCCGATGAGGTCATGCTGCGCTGGTCCGAGATCGTGGCCATGGAGGCGGAGGGCAGCATCGAGGTGCATTCCCATACCCACAGCCACGTACGCTGGGACCGGGAGCACGCGGACGAGCGGGAGCGTATCCAGGCAGTGCAGAACGACCTGCAGCGCAGCCACCACGAGCTGTACGAACAACTGGGCCGGCGCAGCCGGCACCTGTGCTGGCCCTGGGGCTACTTCGAACCGGGATACGTGCCGGCCGCGCGCGAAGCGGGCTTCGAGGCCCTGTACACCACCGCCCGCGGCCTGGCCCGCAAAGGGAGCGACCCGCTGGCCATCCCCCGCATCGTGGTCAAGGACCGCGGCGCCGACTGGTTCGGCGCCCGCATGCGGCTTTATACCCGCCCCTGGCTGGGCCCGCTTTATCTGCGGC is drawn from Gammaproteobacteria bacterium and contains these coding sequences:
- a CDS encoding polysaccharide deacetylase family protein; translated protein: MNARIVPVLMYHHVTAEPGLVTVSPEHFEQQMRWLKTRGYHTVRADELLGFVRGEQALPARSVMITFDDGYLDNYVHAYPVLQKLGLHAVIFAVTRWIGNGATRPHAGQPGEPPATPGHKACKHAIAEGRADEVMLRWSEIVAMEAEGSIEVHSHTHSHVRWDREHADERERIQAVQNDLQRSHHELYEQLGRRSRHLCWPWGYFEPGYVPAAREAGFEALYTTARGLARKGSDPLAIPRIVVKDRGADWFGARMRLYTRPWLGPLYLRLRGA
- the lpxL gene encoding LpxL/LpxP family Kdo(2)-lipid IV(A) lauroyl/palmitoleoyl acyltransferase, whose amino-acid sequence is MSKASFQPALLHPRHWPVWLIVGLLRLLLLLPFRVQLALGRGIGRLFLLLGKRRARIARINLELCFPELSAEEREHVLRRHFESVGIGVFELGMAWWASDRRMKRLVHIEGLEHLREAFAQGKGVILLSAHFTTLEMGGRFLALQAPDLPMAALYRQNENPVLEHLIITKRTQLWGRPIRREDVRTMLRTLRDGKIVWYASDQNFGHKGSVFADFFGVPAATNTATTRLSGMTGAPVVPFFTRRLDDGSYVQTISPPLEDFPGENPEADATRINLIIEDWVRQAPEQYFWLHRRFKDRPGDEPRFY
- a CDS encoding glycosyltransferase, which codes for MITVLHTESSLGLGGQEKRILRELELIDRSRFRPLYLCQPGAKSIAPAEALDVPVSTIRMRNAFNPVTILGIARLLRRERVDVVHTHSSRDAWLTGMAARLAGIPVVRTRHLQTPIGGPFVYARLADRVVTVSGQVREYLVSEGVPADQVLSIPTGIDLQRFDPDRNDLKDIRTEFGIAPDAFVIGIIAVLRKAKGHHHLLAAFARLAADHPRLHLLIAGDGPQWDNLHALAEQLELGDRVTFTGHRTDVPDILNALNLFVLPSHMEALGTALLEAMAMGVPVVASDVGGIPEAVGEAGVLCAAEDTDGLAAAVQGVVDDDTLRLTLIEQGRYRARELYDQNLMVRRLEDLYESLLGKHQ
- the rfaQ gene encoding putative lipopolysaccharide heptosyltransferase III, whose protein sequence is MRILVIKFRNIGDVLLTAPLVSTLRHAAPDNRVTALVKAGTEAMLEGHPDLEEVLVYPSRGKGESRFAFFRRQLRFFRELRARRFDLAITTTEGDRGVIAAWLSGARCRRGPFRPGKDKLFRRLLLTRAVRPRPGRLHTVMRNLELLPEEMGPPRTEVQLTVSEADRQLVRTLLSEAGWQPDRPLVHVHPTSRWFFKCWTDTAMAAVIDHLIEHLGVQVALTCGPDKRERAKLDEIMRLCRQHPIDLGGRLTLKQTAAVSGLARLFFGVDTAPMHMAAAMGTPVVALFGPSGAFDWGPWPNGWQGDDTPYPSRCGSQSAGPHHVIQQPWSCVPCGEDGCGGSKRSDCLEHLYPEEVLPVLEAALGK
- the hldE gene encoding bifunctional D-glycero-beta-D-manno-heptose-7-phosphate kinase/D-glycero-beta-D-manno-heptose 1-phosphate adenylyltransferase HldE; the encoded protein is MKLQIPDYTRARVLVVGDIMLDRYWHGDTSRISPEAPVPVVHVGGAEERPGGAGNVALNIAALGGHVTLVGMAGYDEAADSLERLMNQASVDCRFVRVEGQPTITKLRILSRHQQLIRLDFEGGFAAADHQALGSTFERALDQADVVVLSDYGKGTLKPIRELIRLARERGLPVLVDPKSNDFADYHGATLVTPNLREFEAVVGPVGDDEELLVQRGMELMARHALEGLLITRSERGMTLLRTGEEPLHLPTRARDVFDVTGAGDTVISVLAASMAAGASEPQATVFANTAAGVVVGKVGTATVSVAEIRRALQEDENALRGVMTEEQLLETVEDARAHGERIVMTNGCFDILHAGHVAYLNQARSLGDRLIVAVNTDESVRRLKGETRPVNPVEHRMTVLAALQAVDWVVPFGEDTPERLICAVNPDFLVKGGDNDPDKIPGNRCVREAGGEVVVLSYIEGVSTTGTIARIQSRPRED